Proteins encoded together in one Bacteroides ovatus window:
- the cydB gene encoding cytochrome d ubiquinol oxidase subunit II — translation MYIFLQQYWWLVVSLLGAILVFLLFVQGGNSLLFCLGKTEEHRKMMVNSTGRKWEFTFTTLVTFGGAFFASFPLFYSTSFGGAYWLWMIILFSFVLQAVSYEFQSKAGNLLGKKTYRTFLVINGVVGPVLLGGAVATFFTGSDFYINKANMTDTIMPVISHWGNGWHGLDALTNIWNVILGLAVFFLARVLGSLYFINNIDDKELTDKCRRAVRNNTVLFLVFFLAFVIRTLVSDGFAVNPDTQEIYMQPYKYLTNFIEMPVVLALFLIGVVLVLFGIGKTLLKKTFDKGIWFTGIGTVLTVLSLLLVAGYNNTAYYPSYTDLQSSLTLANSCSSEFTLKTMAYVSILVPFVIAYIFYAWRSIDRHKITEKEMDEGGHSY, via the coding sequence ATGTATATATTTTTACAGCAATATTGGTGGCTTGTCGTTTCCTTGTTAGGAGCCATACTCGTGTTCTTATTGTTTGTACAAGGAGGTAATTCTTTGTTGTTCTGCTTGGGTAAAACCGAAGAACATCGTAAGATGATGGTGAATTCTACCGGACGTAAGTGGGAGTTTACGTTTACTACATTGGTTACATTTGGAGGAGCTTTCTTCGCTTCTTTCCCCTTGTTTTACAGTACCAGTTTCGGCGGTGCATATTGGCTTTGGATGATTATACTTTTCAGTTTTGTATTGCAGGCTGTCAGTTATGAGTTTCAGAGTAAAGCCGGAAATCTGTTAGGTAAAAAGACATACCGGACTTTTTTGGTGATTAATGGAGTGGTAGGTCCTGTGTTACTTGGTGGGGCAGTGGCTACTTTCTTTACCGGTTCTGATTTCTATATTAATAAGGCCAATATGACAGATACCATTATGCCGGTAATCAGTCATTGGGGAAATGGCTGGCACGGATTGGATGCACTGACCAACATTTGGAATGTTATTCTTGGATTGGCTGTATTCTTCCTTGCCCGTGTGTTGGGATCTCTCTATTTCATTAATAATATTGATGATAAAGAGCTGACTGATAAATGTCGTCGTGCAGTACGCAATAATACAGTCTTGTTCCTTGTATTCTTTTTGGCATTTGTCATTCGTACATTGGTATCTGATGGCTTTGCCGTTAATCCGGATACACAGGAAATTTATATGCAGCCATATAAGTATCTCACTAACTTTATCGAAATGCCGGTAGTGCTGGCTTTATTCCTGATTGGTGTGGTACTGGTTCTTTTCGGCATTGGAAAGACATTGCTTAAAAAGACGTTTGATAAAGGAATCTGGTTTACGGGAATCGGTACGGTACTGACTGTTTTATCTTTATTGCTGGTAGCAGGGTACAACAATACCGCTTATTATCCGTCATATACAGACCTGCAAAGCTCATTAACTTTAGCCAATAGCTGTTCCAGCGAATTTACACTAAAGACAATGGCCTATGTCTCTATTCTTGTTCCATTCGTAATTGCATATATTTTCTATGCTTGGCGTAGTATCGATCGTCACAAAATTACCGAGAAAGAAATGGATGAAGGAGGACACTCATATTGA
- a CDS encoding cytochrome ubiquinol oxidase subunit I: MIESIDTSLIDWSRAQFAMTAMYHWIFVPLTLGLAVVMGIMETLYYKTGNEFWKKTAQFWMKLFGINFAIGVATGLILEFEFGTNWSNYSWFVGDIFGAPLAIEGILAFFMEATFIAVMFFGWGKVSKRFHLTSTWLTGLGATISAWWILVANAWMQHPVGMEFNPDTVRNEMVDFWAVATSPVAVNKFFHTVLSGWVLGAIFVVGISCWYLLKKRNREFALASIKIGAIFGLVASLLSVWTGDGSGYQIAQTQPMKLAAVEGLYEGGTNVGLVGIGVLNPEKKTYNDGKDPFLFRFEIPSMLSFLAERNVDGYVPGITNIIEGGYQQKDGSTALSAAEKIERGKTAIGALAAYRAAKSAGHEEDAQIAYKVLQENIPYFGYGYIKDVNQLVPNVPLNFYAFRVMVILGGYFILFFIVVLFFIYKKDLSQMRWMHWIALLTIPLGYIAGQAGWVVAECGRQPWAIRDMLPTMAAISKLDVSSVQTTFFIFLLLFTVMLIAGVGIMVKAIKKGPEN; the protein is encoded by the coding sequence ATGATTGAAAGTATTGACACCTCGCTGATCGATTGGTCGAGAGCCCAATTTGCGATGACAGCCATGTACCACTGGATTTTTGTTCCTCTCACACTCGGACTGGCAGTGGTGATGGGAATCATGGAGACGCTGTATTATAAAACAGGCAATGAATTTTGGAAAAAGACTGCCCAGTTTTGGATGAAACTCTTCGGTATAAACTTTGCCATTGGTGTGGCAACCGGTTTGATTCTGGAGTTTGAGTTCGGTACGAACTGGAGCAATTATTCGTGGTTTGTAGGAGATATCTTCGGTGCTCCGTTGGCTATTGAAGGTATTTTGGCATTCTTTATGGAAGCCACATTTATCGCCGTCATGTTCTTTGGGTGGGGCAAAGTAAGTAAACGTTTCCATTTGACTTCTACCTGGCTCACAGGCTTGGGAGCTACGATTTCTGCCTGGTGGATTCTCGTTGCCAACGCATGGATGCAGCATCCGGTAGGCATGGAATTCAATCCTGATACAGTTCGTAATGAGATGGTAGATTTCTGGGCAGTGGCTACATCACCTGTAGCGGTCAATAAATTCTTCCATACGGTATTGTCCGGCTGGGTGCTGGGTGCTATTTTTGTAGTCGGCATCAGTTGTTGGTATCTGCTGAAGAAACGTAATCGTGAGTTTGCGCTTGCCAGCATCAAGATTGGGGCGATTTTCGGATTAGTAGCATCGTTGCTTTCTGTTTGGACAGGTGATGGTTCCGGTTATCAGATTGCCCAGACGCAACCGATGAAACTGGCTGCTGTGGAAGGTCTGTATGAAGGCGGCACTAATGTAGGTCTGGTTGGAATAGGAGTGTTGAACCCGGAAAAGAAGACTTACAACGATGGGAAAGATCCTTTCCTCTTCCGTTTTGAAATCCCCAGCATGCTTTCTTTCCTTGCAGAACGTAATGTAGACGGCTACGTTCCTGGTATTACAAATATCATCGAGGGTGGTTATCAACAGAAAGACGGATCGACAGCTCTTTCTGCTGCCGAGAAGATAGAACGTGGAAAAACGGCTATCGGTGCATTGGCTGCCTATCGTGCAGCAAAGAGTGCAGGACATGAGGAGGATGCTCAAATTGCATATAAAGTATTACAGGAAAATATTCCATATTTCGGTTACGGATATATCAAAGATGTGAACCAACTGGTTCCGAATGTTCCTCTGAACTTTTATGCGTTCCGTGTAATGGTAATCTTGGGCGGATACTTCATCCTGTTCTTTATTGTCGTTCTCTTCTTTATCTATAAGAAAGATTTAAGCCAGATGCGTTGGATGCACTGGATTGCTCTGCTGACAATTCCTTTGGGATACATCGCCGGACAAGCCGGATGGGTGGTTGCCGAATGTGGGCGTCAACCGTGGGCTATCCGTGATATGTTGCCGACAATGGCTGCCATCTCCAAACTGGATGTAAGCTCTGTACAAACGACTTTCTTTATCTTCCTGCTCCTGTTTACAGTGATGCTGATTGCAGGTGTCGGAATTATGGTAAAGGCTATCAAAAAAGGACCGGAGAATTGA
- a CDS encoding DUF4492 domain-containing protein: MKNTLLTIWNFYLEGFRSMTLGRTLWVIILLKLFVMFFILKMFFFPDFLRDHPTDDDKGTYVGNELIERAIPGKSTDF, translated from the coding sequence ATGAAGAATACACTGCTTACGATCTGGAACTTCTATTTGGAGGGCTTCCGTAGTATGACCTTGGGGCGTACCCTGTGGGTTATCATTCTGCTGAAATTATTCGTTATGTTCTTCATCCTTAAAATGTTCTTTTTCCCTGATTTCCTTCGTGACCATCCTACGGATGATGACAAGGGAACATACGTGGGAAACGAACTGATAGAACGTGCCATCCCCGGTAAATCTACTGATTTTTAA